In Falsibacillus albus, a single window of DNA contains:
- a CDS encoding DUF2624 domain-containing protein, with translation MKLLQNVINHKMNTVTADELLKYAKQFNVRINEAQAEKIAAHIRGKNINIFDDAQRSKLIKEIAKIAGPSVAKEVNTLFVQFTQ, from the coding sequence ATGAAATTATTGCAAAATGTAATAAACCACAAAATGAACACTGTAACGGCAGATGAATTATTGAAATATGCCAAACAATTCAATGTCCGAATCAATGAAGCTCAAGCAGAAAAAATTGCGGCTCATATCAGGGGGAAAAATATTAACATTTTTGATGATGCCCAGCGATCAAAATTGATCAAAGAGATTGCCAAGATTGCCGGACCAAGTGTGGCAAAGGAAGTAAACACATTATTTGTTCAGTTTACGCAGTAA
- a CDS encoding DEAD/DEAH box helicase produces MANHQFEKFQFQPFINRAIQEIGFKQPTEIQEKMIPTIMSGNSAIGQSQTGTGKTHAYLLPAINLIDPEKDEVQVVITAPTRELAKQIYHEVLKITKFADSPISARCFIGGTDKQRTIDKLKTQPQIVVGTAGRINDLMKEQALFIYTAKMLVVDEADLMLDMGFIQDVDQIAGKMPEELQMLVFSATIPEKLKPFLKKYLENPSFQHVQPKQLSAEKIEHILVPLKSRKKIDLLYDMLVAYNPYLAIVFTNTKANADEVADSLIERGLKVGRIHGDLSPRDRKKMMKQIMNLDYQYIVATDLAARGIDIEGVSHVINFELPSDLDFYVHRSGRTARAGLSGISATIYTPSDEDALNQLEKMGIPFSTVDLQQGEWVEVSDRNRRKNRTKQTDDFEKKARKMIKKPAKVKPGYKKKMQRQIDTMKKRDRRLNKKK; encoded by the coding sequence ATGGCGAATCATCAATTCGAGAAATTTCAATTTCAGCCATTTATCAATAGAGCAATTCAAGAAATAGGGTTTAAACAACCAACTGAAATACAAGAAAAAATGATCCCAACAATAATGAGCGGGAATAGTGCAATCGGTCAATCACAGACCGGTACCGGAAAGACACATGCCTATTTGCTCCCGGCAATCAACCTAATCGATCCGGAAAAAGATGAGGTTCAAGTGGTCATCACTGCACCGACTAGAGAATTGGCAAAGCAAATTTATCACGAAGTCCTGAAAATCACTAAATTTGCCGATTCACCTATCAGTGCTAGATGTTTTATCGGTGGAACGGATAAGCAGAGGACGATCGATAAATTAAAAACACAGCCTCAAATCGTTGTTGGAACGGCAGGAAGAATCAATGATCTCATGAAAGAACAAGCTCTGTTCATTTATACGGCGAAAATGCTTGTAGTCGATGAAGCAGATCTGATGTTGGATATGGGATTCATTCAGGATGTAGACCAAATTGCCGGTAAAATGCCTGAAGAGCTGCAAATGCTCGTATTCTCTGCGACAATTCCTGAGAAATTAAAGCCTTTTTTGAAAAAGTACCTGGAAAACCCGAGCTTTCAACATGTCCAGCCAAAGCAGCTATCTGCTGAAAAAATCGAACACATTCTTGTTCCTTTAAAAAGCAGGAAAAAAATCGATCTTCTTTACGATATGCTGGTAGCCTATAATCCATATTTGGCCATCGTTTTTACAAATACAAAGGCAAATGCTGATGAAGTCGCGGATTCCTTGATTGAAAGAGGTCTTAAAGTTGGCCGAATCCATGGGGATCTAAGTCCTCGAGACCGGAAAAAAATGATGAAGCAAATCATGAATTTGGATTATCAATATATCGTTGCGACCGATCTTGCTGCAAGGGGCATCGATATCGAAGGTGTCAGTCATGTCATCAATTTTGAGCTTCCGAGTGATCTGGATTTTTACGTCCATCGTTCCGGAAGGACTGCTAGAGCTGGATTATCCGGGATTTCAGCGACCATTTATACCCCATCGGATGAAGATGCACTCAATCAGCTTGAGAAAATGGGAATTCCATTTTCAACCGTGGATCTTCAGCAGGGAGAATGGGTAGAGGTTTCAGACAGAAACCGTAGGAAAAATAGAACGAAGCAGACGGATGATTTTGAGAAAAAAGCAAGAAAAATGATTAAAAAACCTGCCAAAGTCAAGCCGGGATATAAAAAGAAAATGCAGCGGCAAATCGATACGATGAAAAAAAGAGACAGACGCTTAAATAAAAAGAAATAA
- a CDS encoding deoxyribonuclease IV, translating to MLKIGSHVSMSGKKMLLAASEEAASYGSNTFMIYTGAPQNTRRKKIEDLNIEAGLEHMSRNGIADIVVHAPYIINIGNTTNPDTFELGVNFLASEVERTQAIGAKQIVLHPGAHVGAGAEEGIKRIIEGLNEAITKDQDVQIALETMAGKGSECGRSFEEIAMIIDGVKHNEKLSVCFDTCHTHDAGYDIIQDFDGVLNEFDKIIGLDRLQVLHINDSKNPTGARKDRHENIGFGHIGFDALSYIVHHPQLMDVPKILETPYVGEDKKNKKPPYKFEIEMLRNKKFEEDLLEKIKNQ from the coding sequence ATGCTTAAAATCGGATCTCATGTCTCCATGAGCGGCAAGAAAATGTTATTGGCGGCAAGCGAGGAAGCAGCTTCATATGGTTCCAATACCTTCATGATCTATACTGGAGCACCCCAGAATACTAGAAGAAAGAAAATTGAGGATTTAAATATCGAAGCAGGCCTTGAGCACATGAGCAGAAATGGGATTGCTGATATTGTCGTCCATGCTCCATACATCATCAACATCGGAAATACAACGAACCCCGACACGTTTGAACTTGGGGTCAATTTCCTGGCATCGGAAGTAGAAAGGACACAAGCAATCGGAGCAAAGCAAATCGTCCTTCATCCAGGTGCCCATGTCGGTGCCGGTGCAGAAGAGGGAATCAAAAGAATCATTGAAGGGTTGAATGAGGCTATCACAAAAGATCAGGATGTCCAAATCGCTCTCGAAACAATGGCGGGAAAAGGTTCTGAATGTGGTAGGTCTTTTGAGGAAATTGCCATGATCATCGATGGCGTCAAGCATAATGAAAAGCTGTCGGTTTGCTTTGATACTTGCCATACCCATGATGCCGGATATGACATTATTCAAGACTTTGACGGCGTTTTGAACGAATTCGATAAAATCATCGGTTTGGACAGGCTCCAAGTGCTGCACATAAATGATAGCAAAAATCCAACTGGGGCAAGAAAGGACCGTCATGAGAATATAGGATTTGGCCACATTGGTTTTGACGCCTTAAGCTATATCGTGCACCATCCACAACTGATGGATGTCCCAAAAATTCTTGAAACACCATATGTAGGGGAAGATAAGAAAAATAAGAAACCTCCTTACAAATTTGAAATTGAAATGTTGAGAAACAAAAAGTTTGAAGAAGATTTATTAGAAAAAATCAAGAATCAATAA
- a CDS encoding tRNA (adenine(22)-N(1))-methyltransferase yields MNTEKLSTRLERVAKHIPKGARVADIGSDHAYLPCYCILNDIASYCVAGEVVEGPYRSALNQVKQAGLENQISVRKGNGLEVISENEVNCITIAGMGGPLIASILEEGKNKLDGVDKLILQPNIGSYSLRKWLLDNGWELAEEEIIEEDGKIYEILVSVKGTPMKPYQHLESELLMGPFLMKENNEVFRKKWEAEMKQWKIILMQLEQAGENEKAKLRKAELSGRIELVQGVLST; encoded by the coding sequence GTGAACACAGAAAAATTATCAACACGGCTGGAAAGAGTCGCAAAACATATACCTAAAGGGGCGAGAGTCGCAGATATAGGCTCTGATCATGCGTATTTGCCGTGCTACTGTATCCTGAATGACATTGCGAGTTATTGCGTCGCTGGAGAAGTAGTCGAAGGCCCATATCGTTCAGCCTTGAATCAAGTCAAACAGGCGGGCCTGGAAAACCAAATTTCCGTTCGAAAAGGTAACGGTTTGGAAGTCATTTCTGAAAATGAAGTAAATTGCATTACGATTGCAGGGATGGGCGGTCCATTAATCGCTTCAATTCTGGAAGAAGGAAAAAACAAGCTGGATGGAGTCGATAAGTTGATCCTTCAGCCTAATATCGGCTCATACTCATTACGGAAGTGGCTTTTGGATAACGGATGGGAATTAGCGGAAGAAGAAATAATCGAAGAAGATGGAAAAATATACGAAATCCTTGTTTCGGTTAAAGGTACTCCTATGAAACCATATCAGCATTTAGAATCGGAACTATTAATGGGTCCATTTTTAATGAAGGAAAATAATGAGGTGTTTCGAAAAAAATGGGAAGCAGAGATGAAACAGTGGAAAATTATTTTAATGCAATTGGAACAGGCAGGGGAAAATGAAAAAGCCAAACTAAGGAAAGCCGAATTATCCGGAAGAATCGAGCTCGTACAGGGGGTGTTATCAACATGA
- a CDS encoding Nif3-like dinuclear metal center hexameric protein, whose translation MKKVNGHEVISLFESFSPKQYALEGDPIGLQVGSLNKPVTNVMVALDVLEEVVDEAISNDVQLIIAHHPPIFRPMKKLVTDSPSGRILEKLIKHDIAVYAAHTNLDVAEGGVNDLLAQALQLKDTQVLVATHVQKLKKLVVYVPSEAEGAVLEALGRAGAGAIGDYSHCSFSSNGTGRFLPGKDSNPYIGTQGKLEEVEESKIETIFPEHLEKKVIFAMLKAHPYEEVAYDIYQLENSGAELGLGRIGELENEMSLRDFSLYVKKVFNLEGLRVVGEMESKVKKVAVLGGDGNKYFSQAKFKGADVYVTGDFYYHTAHDAMMMGLNVVDPGHNVEKVMKAGVAHRLETLAEGKGWDVQFRASTINTDPFTYL comes from the coding sequence ATGAAAAAAGTCAATGGACACGAGGTCATCAGTTTATTTGAAAGCTTCTCCCCGAAGCAGTATGCCCTGGAAGGCGACCCGATCGGTTTACAAGTAGGTAGTCTGAATAAGCCGGTCACGAATGTGATGGTTGCTCTGGATGTTCTGGAGGAAGTGGTGGATGAAGCCATTTCGAATGATGTGCAGCTCATCATAGCCCATCACCCCCCGATATTCAGGCCGATGAAGAAGCTTGTCACTGATAGCCCTTCAGGACGAATATTGGAAAAATTAATCAAACATGATATTGCTGTTTATGCAGCACACACAAACCTCGATGTGGCTGAAGGAGGGGTCAATGATTTATTGGCTCAGGCCCTTCAGTTGAAGGATACGCAAGTACTCGTAGCGACGCATGTTCAGAAATTGAAGAAGCTTGTTGTGTATGTTCCTTCCGAAGCAGAAGGCGCAGTCCTTGAAGCGTTAGGCAGAGCTGGTGCCGGAGCGATTGGGGATTACAGCCACTGCAGTTTCAGTTCTAATGGAACAGGAAGGTTTTTACCAGGGAAAGATTCTAATCCATACATTGGTACTCAAGGGAAACTTGAGGAAGTGGAAGAATCCAAGATTGAAACCATCTTTCCGGAACATTTAGAGAAAAAAGTCATTTTTGCCATGCTAAAAGCTCACCCCTATGAAGAAGTGGCCTATGATATTTATCAACTTGAAAATTCTGGTGCGGAATTAGGATTAGGCAGGATAGGCGAATTAGAGAATGAAATGAGCCTGCGGGATTTTTCGTTATATGTAAAAAAAGTATTCAATTTAGAAGGTCTCAGAGTCGTTGGGGAAATGGAGTCCAAGGTTAAGAAAGTAGCTGTCTTAGGCGGCGATGGCAATAAGTATTTTTCCCAAGCAAAATTCAAAGGTGCAGATGTTTATGTTACAGGCGATTTCTATTATCATACCGCTCATGATGCCATGATGATGGGCCTTAACGTTGTAGATCCCGGCCATAATGTTGAAAAGGTCATGAAAGCAGGAGTGGCACATCGCCTTGAAACCCTTGCTGAAGGAAAAGGGTGGGACGTTCAATTTAGGGCATCCACAATCAATACAGATCCATTTACTTATTTGTAG
- a CDS encoding metal ABC transporter permease produces MISAIFHYQFLQNAFLTGIIIGVIAPLLGAFIVVRRLSLIADALSHVTLAGIAGSLYLSKEVPAFANLNPLYLGMGFSVLGSVFIERLRSVYKHYQELAIPIILSGGIGIGVIFISLANGFNTDLFSYLFGSVSAVSRNDLWIVAGISLVVALTVIFLYKELFLLSFDEEHAKASGIPAKAIHFIFIVMVALVIAISMRIVGILLVSALMTLPVAASLRIANGFKQTILFSVIFGEISVIGGLISAFYLNLAPGGTIVVISILILLVTIIIKKFRTGSIK; encoded by the coding sequence TTGATCAGTGCAATTTTTCATTATCAATTTTTACAAAATGCTTTTCTGACGGGAATCATTATCGGGGTGATCGCACCGTTGCTTGGTGCTTTCATCGTGGTCAGGAGGTTATCTTTAATTGCGGATGCCTTAAGCCACGTCACCTTGGCCGGAATCGCAGGAAGCCTATATTTAAGTAAAGAGGTACCTGCTTTTGCAAATTTAAATCCTCTGTATTTGGGAATGGGCTTTTCAGTTTTAGGATCCGTTTTCATCGAACGGCTTCGAAGCGTCTACAAGCATTATCAGGAACTTGCCATCCCGATCATCCTCTCAGGAGGGATCGGCATCGGTGTAATTTTTATTTCCTTGGCAAATGGGTTCAATACGGATTTGTTCAGTTATTTATTTGGAAGCGTCAGCGCCGTCAGCCGGAACGACCTTTGGATTGTTGCTGGGATCAGTTTGGTAGTGGCCTTGACCGTCATCTTCCTTTATAAGGAATTATTCCTCCTTTCGTTCGATGAAGAGCATGCAAAGGCATCTGGAATTCCTGCGAAAGCCATTCATTTCATTTTCATCGTCATGGTCGCATTGGTCATTGCAATTTCCATGAGGATCGTCGGGATCCTGCTTGTTTCAGCACTGATGACCCTTCCTGTTGCAGCCAGCCTAAGAATTGCAAATGGCTTCAAGCAGACGATTTTGTTTTCCGTTATTTTCGGAGAAATCTCTGTCATTGGAGGATTAATCAGTGCATTTTATTTGAACCTGGCACCAGGTGGAACAATCGTGGTCATTTCAATACTTATCTTGCTCGTGACCATCATCATAAAGAAATTCCGTACTGGTTCAATTAAATGA
- a CDS encoding acyl-CoA dehydrogenase family protein: MNFDLTSEQQMIQKTIREFANEEVAKGAIERDRTKEFPKHIFEQLGDLGMMGLPFPEEYGGGGADTISFAIVTEELSRACGSTGITYSAHISLGGAPIHLFGTEEQKQKYLNPICTGESLGAFGLTEPNAGSDAGGTKTTAVEDGEDFIINGSKCFITNASYAKHLALTAVTGMKEGKKEITAIIVPTDADGFTVIDNYEKMGLHASNTTELVMDHVRVPQENILGKKGNGFQQFLITLDGGRIGIGAMSVGIAQAAYEKALQYAKERHQFGQSLSKFQAIQFKLADMAMKIELARNMVYKAAWLKDQGKPFSKEASMCKLYASEICMEITNQAVQIHGGYGYMKEYQVERYMRDAKLVEIGEGTSEVQRMVIARAIGC; the protein is encoded by the coding sequence ATGAATTTTGACTTGACAAGTGAACAGCAAATGATCCAAAAGACCATAAGAGAATTTGCTAATGAAGAAGTAGCCAAAGGGGCAATTGAAAGGGACCGGACGAAAGAATTCCCAAAGCATATTTTTGAACAGCTTGGGGATCTCGGTATGATGGGATTGCCATTTCCAGAGGAATATGGAGGCGGCGGGGCAGACACGATCAGTTTCGCCATCGTGACCGAGGAGTTAAGCCGGGCATGCGGTTCGACAGGTATAACGTATTCCGCCCATATCTCTTTAGGTGGGGCTCCAATACATTTATTCGGTACGGAAGAACAGAAGCAAAAGTATTTGAACCCAATTTGTACGGGAGAGTCTTTGGGAGCATTCGGGCTGACTGAACCGAATGCAGGATCTGATGCTGGTGGGACGAAAACGACAGCAGTGGAAGATGGAGAGGACTTTATCATAAATGGCAGCAAATGCTTCATTACGAATGCAAGCTATGCAAAGCATTTAGCGCTGACGGCTGTGACTGGAATGAAGGAAGGGAAGAAAGAAATAACTGCCATCATTGTTCCGACTGATGCTGATGGATTCACTGTTATCGATAACTATGAAAAAATGGGGCTTCATGCTTCCAATACAACAGAATTGGTAATGGATCATGTAAGGGTCCCCCAAGAGAACATATTAGGAAAAAAAGGAAATGGATTCCAGCAATTTCTCATCACCTTGGATGGTGGAAGAATCGGAATCGGAGCGATGTCGGTCGGGATCGCACAAGCAGCCTATGAGAAAGCTTTGCAATATGCAAAGGAACGCCATCAGTTTGGACAGTCTTTATCCAAGTTCCAAGCAATCCAATTCAAATTGGCGGATATGGCAATGAAAATTGAGCTGGCAAGGAATATGGTATACAAAGCGGCTTGGCTGAAGGACCAAGGTAAACCATTTTCAAAAGAGGCTTCAATGTGCAAACTGTATGCATCCGAAATCTGTATGGAAATTACGAATCAAGCCGTCCAAATCCATGGAGGCTATGGCTATATGAAGGAATACCAGGTAGAAAGATACATGAGGGACGCCAAGCTTGTTGAAATCGGTGAAGGGACTTCAGAAGTTCAGCGCATGGTGATTGCAAGGGCAATTGGCTGCTAG
- a CDS encoding metal ABC transporter ATP-binding protein — protein sequence MKNSNLVIELKDISFRYERENVLEDINLEVPKGAFLGLVGPNGSGKSTLLKLILGLLKPQKGEVFLFGEKQSKFSGWDKIGFVSQKANSFNSGFPATVYEVVASGLTKKIGLFKFIDKNDKKQVTEAVKAVGMEAFLHRNIGELSGGQQQRVFIARAIVSSPEILILDEPTVGVDAKNVQSFYDMLDKLNHELGITLLLVTHDIGTISSKVTHVACLNKHLHFHGRADEFEEQSGQDLSQFYGHDVHVLEHHHTH from the coding sequence ATGAAAAATTCAAATTTAGTCATTGAATTAAAAGATATAAGCTTTCGCTACGAGCGTGAAAATGTGCTTGAGGATATAAATTTAGAAGTTCCTAAAGGTGCCTTTCTCGGTTTGGTAGGACCGAATGGATCAGGGAAATCGACATTGCTGAAGCTGATCCTCGGCTTATTGAAGCCTCAAAAAGGGGAGGTTTTCCTATTCGGTGAAAAGCAATCGAAATTTTCAGGGTGGGATAAGATCGGTTTTGTTTCCCAAAAAGCCAATTCATTTAATTCGGGCTTTCCGGCAACTGTTTATGAAGTAGTGGCAAGTGGACTGACAAAAAAAATCGGCTTGTTCAAATTTATTGATAAAAACGATAAAAAACAAGTGACTGAGGCTGTTAAAGCAGTGGGCATGGAGGCTTTCCTTCACCGGAATATCGGGGAGCTTTCAGGAGGACAGCAGCAGCGTGTCTTTATTGCGAGGGCAATCGTCAGCAGTCCTGAAATCTTGATCTTGGATGAGCCGACGGTAGGTGTCGATGCTAAAAATGTTCAGTCGTTCTATGACATGCTGGACAAGCTGAATCATGAGCTGGGAATCACTTTATTACTAGTCACACACGATATCGGCACAATCAGCAGCAAAGTTACCCATGTCGCGTGCTTAAATAAACATCTGCATTTCCACGGAAGGGCGGATGAATTTGAAGAGCAAAGCGGCCAAGATTTATCACAATTTTACGGGCATGATGTCCATGTGTTGGAACATCATCATACTCATTAA
- the vrrA gene encoding VrrA/YqfQ family protein, protein MPPRNFSPSRMGMPRMGPGPNMGPGGPSPFGRRGPMMMGQQQMRRSPLGGGGLLGKRGGSNPGIGGLLGNRGGPNSGSGGILSRLFQKSGGAAAGSRAAGAGSALTGFERAGQGGSLLSGLTNPGTIQSFLGNTQSVLKTAGQFGPMVQQYGPMLRNIPAMWRLYRGLKSATSEDEAATTEEASTTSDDSSAEDTEQKKKKPARRKRTPTSESTGSNDDSWDSEDDQPAASTTGGSKPKLYI, encoded by the coding sequence ATGCCGCCAAGAAACTTTTCACCATCTCGGATGGGAATGCCGCGCATGGGGCCTGGGCCAAACATGGGGCCAGGGGGACCTTCGCCTTTCGGGAGGCGCGGACCGATGATGATGGGTCAGCAGCAAATGAGGCGCTCACCTCTTGGAGGAGGGGGATTGCTTGGAAAAAGGGGAGGCTCTAATCCTGGCATTGGAGGACTACTTGGAAATAGGGGCGGTCCTAATTCCGGTAGTGGAGGAATCCTTTCGAGGTTGTTTCAAAAATCGGGCGGAGCTGCTGCAGGCAGTCGTGCAGCAGGAGCTGGAAGTGCATTAACCGGCTTTGAACGCGCCGGACAAGGAGGATCCTTACTAAGTGGACTTACCAACCCGGGCACGATTCAATCATTTTTAGGCAATACCCAATCAGTTCTGAAAACAGCCGGTCAATTCGGGCCAATGGTGCAGCAATATGGACCAATGCTTCGCAACATTCCGGCTATGTGGAGACTGTATAGGGGATTGAAGAGTGCTACCAGCGAGGATGAAGCAGCGACCACTGAAGAAGCTTCGACAACCTCTGATGACAGCAGTGCAGAGGATACTGAACAAAAGAAAAAAAAACCAGCTCGCCGAAAAAGGACACCTACTTCTGAATCAACAGGATCGAACGATGACTCGTGGGATTCAGAGGATGATCAGCCCGCTGCTTCCACAACGGGAGGGTCAAAACCAAAACTATATATATAA
- a CDS encoding 4-hydroxy-3-methylbut-2-enyl diphosphate reductase has protein sequence MDVLKIAPRGYCYGVVDAMVIARNAALDKSLPRPIYILGMIVHNQHVTNAFEEEGIITLDGMNRKEIIEKVESGTVIFTAHGVSPEVREIAKQKGLVTLDATCPDVTKTHDLIREKEAAGYEVIYIGKKGHPEPEGAVGVAPQIVHLVESVEDVKKLTINSDKIIVTNQTTMSQWDVGDIMEMVQKKYPHAEKHKEICLATQVRQEAVAEQAGEADLLLVVGDPKSNNSNRLAQVSEQIAGTTAYRISDVSEIDMAWLKDVKKVAITAGASTPTPIVKEVIKFLEGYDPEDESTWNKEHAVPLNKILPKVKKPKLSSNA, from the coding sequence ATGGATGTTTTGAAAATAGCTCCTCGTGGATATTGTTATGGTGTAGTAGACGCGATGGTCATTGCACGAAATGCAGCATTGGATAAGTCGCTGCCTCGTCCAATATATATTTTAGGCATGATCGTACACAATCAGCATGTGACCAATGCTTTCGAAGAAGAAGGAATTATCACCCTGGATGGGATGAATAGAAAAGAAATCATCGAAAAGGTAGAAAGTGGGACCGTCATTTTCACGGCCCATGGTGTTTCTCCCGAAGTGAGAGAGATCGCCAAACAGAAAGGACTCGTTACACTCGATGCGACTTGTCCTGATGTTACGAAGACGCATGACCTAATCCGAGAGAAAGAAGCGGCCGGTTATGAAGTGATTTATATCGGGAAAAAAGGACACCCTGAGCCGGAAGGTGCTGTCGGAGTGGCACCACAAATTGTTCATCTTGTGGAATCTGTTGAAGATGTAAAAAAATTAACCATCAATAGTGATAAAATCATTGTCACCAACCAAACGACAATGAGCCAGTGGGATGTCGGCGATATCATGGAAATGGTCCAGAAGAAATATCCTCACGCCGAAAAGCATAAAGAAATCTGCCTGGCAACACAAGTCAGGCAAGAAGCGGTTGCCGAACAAGCAGGAGAAGCAGATTTGCTTTTAGTTGTAGGGGACCCGAAAAGCAATAATTCCAATAGGTTGGCTCAGGTATCCGAGCAAATTGCCGGAACGACTGCGTACAGGATTTCAGATGTATCGGAAATCGATATGGCTTGGCTAAAAGATGTCAAAAAAGTTGCCATCACGGCCGGAGCATCTACCCCAACGCCAATCGTCAAAGAAGTCATTAAATTCTTGGAAGGTTACGATCCTGAAGATGAATCGACATGGAACAAGGAGCACGCAGTTCCACTTAACAAAATACTTCCCAAAGTTAAGAAACCTAAATTATCATCGAATGCATAA
- a CDS encoding Fur family transcriptional regulator — protein MRIEKAIEMLKDEGYKITDKREQMLELFSGADKYLTAKDVFDHLKNDFPGISFDTIYRNLSLFAKLGILEETELSGEMLFRFNCSTSHHHHHFICLECGMTKQIETCPMPEVNLKLKGFEVTGHKFEIYGKCPDCM, from the coding sequence ATGAGGATTGAAAAAGCAATTGAAATGTTGAAAGACGAAGGGTACAAAATCACGGATAAACGGGAGCAGATGCTCGAGTTATTCTCAGGTGCCGATAAGTATCTGACAGCCAAGGATGTGTTTGATCATCTTAAAAATGATTTTCCTGGAATAAGTTTTGACACGATTTATCGGAATTTATCTTTGTTCGCTAAATTAGGCATTTTGGAAGAAACCGAGCTATCAGGCGAAATGCTGTTTCGTTTCAATTGTTCCACTTCGCATCATCACCATCATTTTATCTGCCTGGAATGTGGAATGACGAAACAGATCGAGACGTGTCCGATGCCGGAAGTGAATTTGAAGTTAAAAGGGTTTGAAGTAACCGGACATAAATTTGAAATTTACGGAAAATGCCCCGATTGTATGTAA
- the cccA gene encoding cytochrome c550, translated as MNRNPVIPFVLIMVLGIGLIFFLSIKGLGDADEMAKGKKEGGAKQEQASSGEFDPKDFYAQTCASCHGQNYEGGYGPSLKGVGDRYSKDEIKDIIQHGKGGKMPSGLVSAENADAMADWLMKLK; from the coding sequence ATGAATCGAAATCCAGTGATCCCATTTGTTTTAATCATGGTGTTGGGGATTGGCCTTATCTTTTTCCTTTCCATTAAAGGTCTTGGCGACGCTGATGAGATGGCAAAGGGAAAAAAAGAAGGCGGTGCGAAGCAGGAGCAAGCTAGTTCAGGCGAGTTTGATCCAAAGGATTTTTATGCACAGACATGTGCTTCTTGCCACGGTCAAAACTATGAAGGTGGATATGGTCCATCTTTAAAAGGTGTAGGCGATCGTTATTCCAAGGATGAAATCAAGGATATCATCCAGCATGGTAAAGGCGGGAAAATGCCTTCAGGTTTGGTATCCGCGGAGAATGCTGATGCGATGGCTGATTGGCTGATGAAATTGAAATAA
- a CDS encoding YitT family protein, producing MVKKVHRKESVGHLIYRFILIVIGAGLASTAIELFLVPNRIIDGGIIGISMILSFLFSNKVPLINFGTLVVILNLPFMYSGYKQIGKTFMVSSIFAVISLAVIEQLLHHMKPFINEPILATVFGGLILGIGVGLVIRNGGSLDGTEILGIILTKRLPFSVGEFVMFMNVFIFGWAGFVFGIEEAMYSVMTYYIAFKTIDTVIQGLDETKAVIIVSDHYEEVSEAILDRLGRGTTKLRGKGGYTDNDKDVIYVVVTRLEVTKLKSIIADIDKNAFITIMNTQETKGARFKSAIH from the coding sequence ATGGTTAAAAAAGTACATAGAAAAGAAAGTGTCGGGCATTTAATCTATCGGTTCATTTTAATCGTGATCGGTGCAGGGCTGGCATCTACAGCAATTGAGTTGTTCCTGGTGCCGAATCGGATTATTGATGGCGGCATCATCGGAATATCGATGATTCTTAGTTTTTTGTTTTCAAACAAGGTTCCATTGATTAATTTTGGGACGCTGGTCGTTATATTGAATTTGCCGTTCATGTATTCCGGCTACAAGCAAATAGGCAAAACATTTATGGTTTCATCCATTTTCGCAGTCATTTCATTGGCGGTAATCGAGCAGCTTCTTCATCATATGAAGCCTTTTATCAATGAGCCGATCTTAGCGACTGTATTTGGCGGCCTGATTTTAGGGATCGGTGTCGGGCTAGTCATCAGGAATGGGGGCTCTTTGGATGGGACGGAGATATTGGGGATCATTTTGACGAAGAGACTGCCGTTTTCTGTGGGAGAATTCGTTATGTTCATGAACGTCTTTATTTTTGGCTGGGCTGGCTTCGTCTTTGGGATAGAGGAAGCAATGTATTCTGTCATGACATATTACATTGCATTTAAAACGATCGACACGGTCATCCAGGGGCTAGATGAAACGAAAGCTGTCATAATCGTCTCTGACCACTATGAAGAGGTTTCTGAGGCAATATTGGACCGTTTGGGACGAGGGACGACGAAGCTGAGAGGGAAGGGTGGATATACAGATAATGACAAGGATGTCATTTATGTGGTCGTCACAAGATTGGAAGTAACCAAGCTGAAATCCATCATCGCCGACATTGATAAAAATGCGTTTATTACAATAATGAATACTCAAGAAACGAAAGGTGCACGATTCAAATCTGCGATTCATTAA